The sequence ccaccgcagcagccgccagctCGGCCAAGCGAGCgcggggggtgggggaagagagagagagagagggtgcacggcagcgcgcgccaTGGGCAGTCACGCGCCAGCCGCACGCAGGCTGGCGGTATCAAGGGGACGGGtcgcggggaggggggggaggagaggggggcagcagcagcgcccgccCCGCCCATGCCCGCCAAAGCCGCTCGGTTTCACGGCTGTGCGCCTGCATGTCGGTCTGCTTAGTCCTAAGTGGCGCGCGTTCGGGGGCACCATCGCGCGCATGCTTACTTGCCTGGGGGTCGCTTCACGGGCCAGTCACGCTACCTTCATTTTCTCAGGGGAATGACATTGCTTTACCTTTTCCTTCcacgcaccgcggcgtcgcgcagggggcacgcacagacacgcgcacagccgcacgcacgcctgcacGTCCCCGCGCGCGCCACGGGCGTTGCGCTTACACATACTTCGGCTCTGCGCCTTACAGGGTGGTTTacgagacacgcacgcgcacacgcatatatatcgaaagagagagagaggggggcgtgggcgtgggcgtgcgtgggtttgggggaaaagaggagaggccCCGCGGGACgcgtgggggagggatacaagcgaaaagaaaggggtggagggagggggcgcgggcggcggagcACCGCACGCTTACTTCTTCGAAGCCTTCGCGGCCGCCTTGGTCACCttaccgccgctgccctccttCTTGTTCACGCCCTTGATGATGCCCACGGCCACCGTCTGGCGCATGTCGCGCACGGCAAAGCGGCCCAGCGGCGCGTAGTCGTTGAACACCTCCACGCACATCGGCTTCTGCGGCACCATCTTCACGATCGCGGCATCGCCAGACTTGATCGCCTTGGGgttcttctccagctccttgcCGGAGCGGCGGTCGATCTTGGACTCGATTTCCGCGAAGCGGCACGCAATGTGGCTCGTGTGGCAGTCCAGCACCGGCGCATAGCCGTTGCTGATCTGGCCGGGGTGGTTCAGCACGATCACCTGCGCCGTGAAGtcggccgcctccttcgGCGGGTCGTTCTTCGAGTTGCCGCACACGTTACCACGGCGGATGTCCTTCACCGACACGTTCTTCACGTTGAAGCCGACGTTGTCGCCgggctgcgcctccgccagctgctcgtggTGCATCTCGATCGACTTCACCTCAGTCGTCACGTTGGCGGGCGCGAACGTCACCACGTCGCCCGGCTTCATGATGCCGGTCTCCACGCGGCCCACGGGCACCGTCCCGATACCGCCGATCTTGTACACGTCCTGCAggggcaggcgcagcggcttgtCCACCgggcgcaccggcggctcCAGCATGTCGAGCGCGTCCAGCAGCGTGGGACCCTTGTACCACGGCATGTTGTCCGACTTCTCGATCATGTTGTCGCCCTGCCAGCCCGAGATCGGGATGAAGCGCACCTTCTCCGGGTTGTAGCCCACGCGCTTCAGGTACGCGCCCACCTCCTTGCTGATCTCATCGTAGCGCGACTGCGCGTACGTCACCGTCTTGTCGTCCATCTTGTTGCAGCACACCACCATCTGCTTCACGCCAAGAGTGAAGGCAAGCAGCGCGTGCTCGCGGGTCTGGCCGTCCTTCGAGATGCCAGCCTCGAAGCCGCCATGCGTCGAGTCGATCATCAGAATGGCGGCGTCCGCCTGCGACGTGCCCGTGATCATGTTCTTGATGAAGTCGCGGTGGCCGGGCGCATCGATGATCGTGAACACGGACTTGGGCGACTCGAACTTCCACAGCGCAATGTCGATCGTGAtgccgcgctcgcgctccgccTTCAGCTTGTCGAGCACCCACGCGTACTTGAAGGACGCCTTGCCGATCTCGGCGGCCTCCTTCTCGAACTTCTCGATCGTGCGCTTGTCGATGCCACCGCACTTGTAGATCAAGTGGCCAGTGGCGGTGGACTTGCCGGCGTCGACATGGCCGACGACCACAAGGTTCATGTGCACCTTATCCTTGCCCATGGTGAATAACGGAGAGCGTGATGTTAGATAGCGAGCTGGTTATctgcgcgcggcgggcaggcaagcgggggcggcgtgtgccggtggtgggaggagagaccgagggagaggacagagaggagagaggagagagaggagagtgcggcgaaggtggtgcagaggaggggtgcggcgcgacggccaccgcagcagccgccagctCGGCCAAGCGAGcgcgaggggtgggggaagagagagagagagagggtgcacggcagcgcgcgccaTGGGCAGTCACGCGCCAGCCGCACGCAGGCTGGCGGTATCAAGGGGACGGGtcgcggggagggggggggaggagaggggggcagcagcagcgcccgccCCGCCCATGCCCGCCAAAGTCGCTCGGTTTCACGGCTGTGCGCCTGCATGTCCGTCTGCTTAGTCCTAAGTGGCGCGCGTTCGGGGGCACCATCGCGCGCATGCTTACTTGCCTGGGGGTCGCTTCACGGGCCAGTCACGCTACCTTCATTTTCTCAGGGGAATGACATTGCTTTACCTTTTCCTTCcacgcaccgcggcgtcgcgcagggggcacgcacagacacgcgcacagccgcacgcacgcctgcacGTCCCCGCGCGCGCCACGGGCGTTGTGCTTACACATACTTCGGCTCTGCGCCTTACAGGGTGGTTTacgagacacgcacgcgcacacgcatatatatcgaaagagagagagaggggggcgtgggcgtgggcgtgcgtgggtttgggggaaaagaggagaggccCCGCGGGACgcgtgggggagggatacaagcgaaaagaaaggggtggagggagggggcgcgggcggcggagcACCGCACGCTTACTTCTTCGAAGCCTTCGCGGCCGCCTTGGTCACCttaccgccgctgccctccttCTTGTTCACGCCCTTGATGATGCCCACGGCCACCGTCTGGCGCATGTCGCGCACGGCAAAGCGGCCCAGCGGCGCGTAGTCGTTGAACACCTCCACGCACATCGGCTTCTGCGGCACCATCTTCACGATCGCGGCATCGCCAGACTTGATCGCCTTGGGgttcttctccagctccttgcCGGAGCGGCGGTCGATCTTGGACTCGATTTCCGCGAAGCGGCACGCAATGTGGCTCGTGTGGCAGTCCAGCACCGGCGCATAGCCGTTGCTGATCTGGCCGGGGTGGTTCAGCACGATCACCTGCGCCGTGAAGtcggccgcctccttcgGCGGGTCGTTCTTCGAGTTGCCGCACACGTTACCACGGCGGATGTCCTTCACCGACACGTTCTTCACGTTGAAGCCGACGTTGTCGCCgggctgcgcctccgccagctgctcgtggTGCATCTCGATCGACTTCACCTCAGTCGTCACGTTGGCGGGCGCGAACGTCACCACGTCGCCCGGCTTCATGATGCCGGTCTCCACGCGGCCCACGGGCACCGTCCCGATACCGCCGATCTTGTACACGTCCTGCAggggcaggcgcagcggcttgtCCACCgggcgcaccggcggctcCAGCATGTCGAGCGCGTCCAGCAGCGTGGGACCCTTGTACCACGGCATGTTGTCCGACTTCTCGATCATGTTGTCGCCCTGCCAGCCCGAGATCGGGATGAAGCGCACCTTCTCCGGGTTGTAGCCCACGCGCTTCAGGTACGCGCCCACCTCCTTGCTGATCTCATCGTAGCGTGACTGCGCGTACGTCACCGTCTTGTCGTCCATCTTGTTGCAGCACACCACCATCTGCTTCACGCCAAGAGTGAAGGCAAGCAGCGCGTGCTCGCGGGTCTGGCCGTCCTTCGAGATGCCAGCCTCGAAGCCGCCATGCGTCGAGTCGATCATCAGAATGGCGGCGTCCGCCTGCGACGTGCCCGTGATCATGTTCTTGATGAAGTCGCGGTGGCCGGGCGCATCGATGATCGTGAACACGGACTTGGGCGACTCGAACTTCCACAGCGCAATGTCGATCGTGAtgccgcgctcgcgctccgccTTCAGCTTGTCGAGCACCCACGCGTACTTGAAGGACGCCTTGCCGATCTCGGCGGCCTCCTTCTCGAACTTCTCGATCGTGCGCTTGTCGATGCCACCGCACTTGTAGATCAAGTGGCCAGTGGCGGTGGACTTGCCGGCGTCGACATGGCCGACGACCACAAGGTTCATGTGCACCTTATCCTTGCCCATGGTGAATAGCGGAGAGCGTGATGTTAGATAGCGAGCTGGTTATctgcgcgcggcgggcaggcaagcgggggcggcgtgtgccggtggtgggaggagagaccgagggagaggacagagaggagagagaggagagtgcggcggaggtggtgcagaggaggggtgcgGCGCGACGGCCATCGCAACAAGCTGGTGGCGTGTTGCTCGAGCTGTGCAAAGAGCAGTTGGTACTTCACATGACTCATTGCGAGAAAGGAGTGGGGTGGCAGGTGATAAAGTGGTTGCGTTTTGTATAGTATAGGCGCTCAGACGGTTCACGTTCACCAGGAGTCGGGTGTAGGTTCTAAAAGCATCGTGTGGTTGCCGACTCTCTCATCTTGTGGCTGGAGAACCGTTGGAGTAGGACTCACGCCGGTTTCTTGCAAAATGTTCGTCGGGATGTATGCGCTGAGAGGCGTGCAGAAGAACGTTTTGTTGGATTCAATGCTCAACTTGTCGGTCTCACACCTGCAGGAACGGTGTCGCCGTGGGGAAAGAGAATGGAAGAGAAGGTGGATGGAGGGCGCACTGGACGAAGACGAGTGGGATGCATCGTGTGCAATGCGCACTGCGTCTTTTtcatctgtgtgtgtgtattgcTGTTCGGTAGTGTGAGacccccctcaccccacAGTCACACTTCATGCGCGTGCTGTGTTCACGGAGTGGCGTGCCCACTTCCGTTCGAGGGCGGAGTGTCGAACTGTTGTTGGTGCATTCCCAAACGCGTGGAACGCGTGGCGCCTtgtgcgcgtatgtgtgtgtatgtgtgtgtgtgtgtgtgtgcgtgtgtgtggtcggCAGCACGACCACGAGGGCAATGCAACGGAGGCGCAACATTCACAGAGAAGAAAGTATGAGAGTACACGGTTCCTGTCAGCAGAAAGGGCTGTTCTACGGAACTCGGTCGTGTGACAGGAGAAGGGCACTGGAAGGATACCGCAGCCTCTTCGGTGTTTGCCGGACGCGTTCTCGTCCTCGAATCTCCCTCCTTCATCAGAAACGCATATTTGGGCCGCCTGCGCATGCGCCGTTGCCTCTCGGACACGCGACGCCGTCAGTCACCCATAC is a genomic window of Leishmania major strain Friedlin complete genome, chromosome 17 containing:
- a CDS encoding elongation factor 1-alpha, coding for MGKDKVHMNLVVVGHVDAGKSTATGHLIYKCGGIDKRTIEKFEKEAAEIGKASFKYAWVLDKLKAERERGITIDIALWKFESPKSVFTIIDAPGHRDFIKNMITGTSQADAAILMIDSTHGGFEAGISKDGQTREHALLAFTLGVKQMVVCCNKMDDKTVTYAQSRYDEISKEVGAYLKRVGYNPEKVRFIPISGWQGDNMIEKSDNMPWYKGPTLLDALDMLEPPVRPVDKPLRLPLQDVYKIGGIGTVPVGRVETGIMKPGDVVTFAPANVTTEVKSIEMHHEQLAEAQPGDNVGFNVKNVSVKDIRRGNVCGNSKNDPPKEAADFTAQVIVLNHPGQISNGYAPVLDCHTSHIACRFAEIESKIDRRSGKELEKNPKAIKSGDAAIVKMVPQKPMCVEVFNDYAPLGRFAVRDMRQTVAVGIIKGVNKKEGSGGKVTKAAAKASKK
- a CDS encoding elongation factor 1-alpha; this encodes MGKDKVHMNLVVVGHVDAGKSTATGHLIYKCGGIDKRTIEKFEKEAAEIGKASFKYAWVLDKLKAERERGITIDIALWKFESPKSVFTIIDAPGHRDFIKNMITGTSQADAAILMIDSTHGGFEAGISKDGQTREHALLAFTLGVKQMVVCCNKMDDKTVTYAQSRYDEISKEVGAYLKRVGYNPEKVRFIPISGWQGDNMIEKSDNMPWYKGPTLLDALDMLEPPVRPVDKPLRLPLQDVYKIGGIGTVPVGRVETGIMKPGDVVTFAPANVTTEVKSIEMHHEQLAEAQPGDNVGFNVKNVSVKDIRRGNVCGNSKNDPPKEAADFTAQVIVLNHPGQISNGYAPVLDCHTSHIACRFAEIESKIDRRSGKELEKNPKAIKSGDAAIVKMVPQKPMCVEVFNDYAPLGRFAVRDMRQTVAVGIIKGVNKKEGSGGKVTKAAAKASKK